Part of the Capsicum annuum cultivar UCD-10X-F1 unplaced genomic scaffold, UCD10Xv1.1 ctg998, whole genome shotgun sequence genome is shown below.
agcggccaATTCTATTAGCCatagttatgggatctatggattatggtttgatatgatgctaggtatttaaaggattcaaagagtagtaggacatcttgaaattctattgctttaacttgaatctattggttgcaaacaataggttatgccttaggcatattttattttaatagagaaataaactagaggacgtgaattatcagcagggactcgaaagctaccaaccttctgtttaatgagtGATGCTGTAaatggattaatctacctgagacaaaatcctattggaaatagataggTTATCTAAGTttaagagaattagataataaattatctagtgaggtcaagagataagtcagatagtatcatcatCAGGAATATTCtgctgtttctacttacttcaagagtctaaagcattacctagtatctgtcaattcccaaaaactatggtgaacataactctagtctCCTATTTctcttggttacaaacactaaaatattaaaagtgacaattgactctctgtgaaacttaaacTCCTATTTtcagaaatagtaaactaccatTTAGGCATTTCGtaaacaaatcgaagttcacactattccctgtgggatttgaccccaaactagttgggttttatattgacaatgatctcttacacccatttaagagtgtagtttgaacattatcaaaaatggccCTATTTCTGAGGAATACAGTTGTGGACTGAAGGTTTATGTGTgaaaatttgctgatagttaagttttctagatttacgttcgattgttgtttttatttatttgtaggaTCTTTATAGGTTAATCCAAGCACTACTAAACCCGGAATCCCATTGCATAAGCAGAATGGAAGAACAACCGCTGCGGTatgaggttgatgatgatgatgatttggatggagcaggtgcaacgggtgcaatcATTCCCCCTCTGTTGGCACCTAGAGCaaagttcaatattacaagtactatgatccaactcctgaatctgaaggggttatttggaggcctTCGTGGGGATGTCCCCAACTCGTATCTGTTAAATTTTGTTTCTATTTCCAAATTCTTTAATAACCCAGGGGTAAGCTAAAGCACTATCCGGTTGAGGCTGTTCCCACTGTCTCTATCTGGAGAAGCAACATTATGGCTAAATGACTTGAATCCTGACTCTATAACCAATTGGAGGTAGTTGagaggagctttcctagaaagtttCTTTCCGCTGTCTAAgaaggtacagttgagggatgagattaatAATTTTAGACAGGTCTTGAATGAGGCTTTACATGAAatttgggagaggttcaagaagaagctgacacagtttCTGAACCACAACATGATGGATATATATTTAATGGATACTTTGTACAGATCTTTTAACTTTGTGAcaaagccagtggtagataacgCTGCTGGTGGGTCATTTGTTACTCTGTCATTTTAAGATACTGTTGATATGCTGAATAGGATAACAAAACTAAGTAGGGCTTGGTATACCAGTGATTTTGTGGTGGTAAGTCCAACTATTCCTCTTGGAATGAATGATGAACAGTGTAGAAGAGATGAGGAGAAGGATCAAGATatggcccatctaaagactcaaaTAGACCtgctcaccaagcacttattatcaGGAAGGACAAAAAAGATAAAGGCTGTAATAATTCAGGACCGGGTTGATATGGAGCCTGAAGAAGAAGCCAACTTTTTTACTAATTAGGGGGGTTTTCAAGGCAATAGCCACAGGAATCAAGGTTGTAATGGGTATGACAATCCTAATCACAGAGACAGGGAGCAAAAAAACTGGAGAAGCAGCAATGACAGAAATGTGTTGTATATTCGTACTGGAAATCAAAAAGCTGCTAAATCGTGAAAGTGGTCTATGGATGATACAATGAAAAAACTATTGAAAGGAGTAGAGGCTACCAATGCAGGATTAACTAGTATGAGGAGTGAATTTTCCactatgagtcagttggttagttaACATTTAACTTCTATCCAACAGTTAGAGCAACATATAAGGTAACTTTCATCAACACTGCGCCAAGGAAGAAGTGGTACTTTACTTAATCAAACGGTTCAGGATCAGAAGATAGATGGTTCATAtctggcgattaccactaggagtggtaagattttatttggcccttctgtgggcaaatctTTGAATAATAAAGAAGTTACAGAGGAACCAACAGAACAATACCTAGAGGAGTCTGAGAAGTCGAATAGCTCTGTTGATATATCAAACAAGGataaggaagaggaagtggtgttgaaaccTATACCAaggccaccacctccctttcctcaacgattTAGAAAGAAGGCAGacgatgcaaaattcagcaaattcctggcaatgctcaagcaattgacataAAATATGCCTTTGATCGAAGCACTCGAGCAGATGTCAggatatgcaaagttcatgaaagaccttgttacCAAGAAATGAGCAGTGAGTGTTGAACTGGAAGTAGACCTCTAACTTTGTAGCACTATTTCCATAAGGACCTTGATGCAGAAGAAGTCAGATCTAGGTGCAGTCACCATTCCCTGCAAAATTTGAACCATGGAATTCACTAAAGCACTGTGTGATTTGGGAGCAAGTGTTAACTTGATTCCAttgaatatttataataaattggGTCTGGGGAATCCCACACCTACCAACATGAGACTCGTGATGGCAGACAGGTCAGTAAAGCGACCTGTTGGAattctgtatgatgtgttggtaaaggtctCAAATTTCATATTCCCCGCAGACTTCGTCATTCTGGACTACAAGGTGGACTTCGAAGTGACCATAATATTGGGTCGACTTTTCCTCACAATTGGAAGTGTGTTGATCGATTTGATAGCGAATGAGCTTTTTTTCACGGTGAATGATGAAGTTGTGCGGTATAATGTGGGAAAATCAATGAAACAGCATGAGGAAATGAGtttgttctcagtagttgatttgtattttgaggACGAACAGGATGTGCTTAGAACTACACAACTTGTTATTGAGCCTTTAGCTGTGGTTGTGATGAactatgatagtgaaggcattgAAGAGTATGAAGAGATAGTTTTTGCCCTAACTGGCCTAGGCTCATATTCTTATACTTCTAAAAAGTTGGAACTTGACCTGGCTAATCGACCAACATCACCAACCAAGCCGTCTATTGAAGAACCTCTcgtgttggaattgaagaagcTACCTGGTCACTTATGATACGCGTTTCTAGGGAAAAAGGACCACACTACCggttattattgcagctgatttagAAGAACAATAGGAAAATacacttattttagtatttcaaggCACAAGAGAGCAATTGGATTGATGGTGAATGCTATCCAAAAAGACTGGTCCCAAAAACTAGATGATGCCTTTTGGGCATACCGAACTACTTTCAAGAAACCTATTGGaatgtcaccatttcagctggtctatggaaaaaTGTGCCATTTACCAATAGATATGGAACACAAAGCTTTATGGGCACTCAATaggttgaatttgaattggaaggaaGCAGCAGAGATAAGACTagggcaactgaatgagatggatgaattccatctcagggcatatgaatgagcagatttgtataaagaaaagatgaaaaagtaccatgactggaaaatagagaaatgagagTTCAAAAAAGGGCACTTGGTGCTTCTATTTAATTTCAGACTCAAATTTTTCCCAGGgaagctgaaatctaagtggtcaggtcCTTTTAAGGTAAATCAAGtccactcatctggagtagtggagctcgaaaatgaagatggcagtacattcaaggtaaatgggcaatgggtcaagctttacattggccCGGAAGAATCAGTGAAAAGCATTACCATTATctgtcttgatgaagtctgaggtAATCGAGACACTTGAGTCGTGCCGCGATATcaaatcaagcactgcatgggagAAAACCCATGATCCCTGAGAACAACCCAGTCCATGTATACCCTAAATCTTAAGCTAGTTTTTGCTTtagttctaagttgagggtggctagtaCTATGCTGTTGTAACAGagtttttggtaaaaaaaaagggCAGTGACATGTCTTGCTCAACGTTTAACCATTCTTCCAATGTATTGCTTGATAAAATGTGTGGATTACATTtacttgtgaccattgtgaatcttgttatggcattaattATAGCTGCTTGATCATCATtactaaacaattgcatgaactagataagtggtGATATGTTAGATACTTGTGTGCCAGCTGTGTGCGAGCTATTACTTGTTTCACTTTGTATTCTAaagccagaacttgcctggttagtctttccATGGTCTTAGGATAGGATTCAGGACCGGATCATAGGCCGTCATTGATTaactcacttttagcctaaatatccCTCCCTGTATATATAATACCCTTTTGATCCCTATTTAGAGCCTAGCTTGACCATTTCTTTTGTATGACACCTTTCACctttatatttataccatattaaatatatttaacccTAGGCTTCATTGGACACTGAACACCTTGatctaggcaaacaacctaagttgagggtggctatcataagggtacATGGTGTAACATGAGGAGTATAaagaagggtggaataaaagagaATGAACTAAAGCTGGGTGctaataatgcaaaaaaaaaaagaagagaagagagagTTGTTGCAATACCCAACTTGAATATGGAtaatcaaaaaaagaagaaaaacgaAAGAGGATAATTAGTGAGTCCAAGATagaagtgtagtgtcaaggaggcaggGTTACTTTAAATAACCTTGAATTTCATACCAGCCCcaaaccacattacaagcctaaaagaagtcctatagtgatcctgacCGGCCTATCTGAGGtctggtaatgaaaataagggcaagcctatggtacttagcatacattgattggaactttcttgtgagagtgagagtctGGTGATAACCCCCAATTTGTATGGTTGGATTTCTTGTATGAGgagagggggatttctttgttgtgagggcacacagGTATCGTCACTAGCTACTCACTTGTTTAGATAATGTGGTATTGATATCTGAATAGTTATTGTGGCCAAGGTTGATGCTGCCGCTTGATTCCTTTGTATTACAGTACTGTTTTCAATGATATGCACATTGGTTTGG
Proteins encoded:
- the LOC124895826 gene encoding uncharacterized protein LOC124895826 — its product is MEFTKALCDLGASVNLIPLNIYNKLGLGNPTPTNMRLVMADRSVKRPVGILYDVLVKVSNFIFPADFVILDYKVDFEVTIILGRLFLTIGSVLIDLIANELFFTVNDEVVRYNVGKSMKQHEEMSLFSVVDLYFEDEQDVLRTTQLVIEPLAVVVMNYDSEGIEEYEEIVFALTGLGSYSYTSKKLELDLANRPTSPTKPSIEEPLVLELKKLPGHL